From the Planktothrix tepida PCC 9214 genome, one window contains:
- the ribD gene encoding bifunctional diaminohydroxyphosphoribosylaminopyrimidine deaminase/5-amino-6-(5-phosphoribosylamino)uracil reductase RibD, whose amino-acid sequence MTLNFDQEMMQYCLKLACQALGKTAPNPLVGCVIVQDKKIVGEGFHPGAGQPHAEVFALRNAGEKAKGATVYVNLEPCNHFGRTPPCTEALIQAEVAKVVVGMVDPNPLVSGTGIQRLKDAGIEVIVGLEEPDCQQLNEAFVYRILHQKPWGILKYAMTLDGKIATTTGHSSWVTGTEARQKVHQLRVACDAVIVGGNTVRRDNPWLTTHEAGEPNPLRVVMSRTLDLPKQAHLWDTQEAKTLVITEEGVNPDFQQFLQNKGVEVAELSPLTPAQVMAYLYKRQFLSVLWECGGTLAAQALVDGSIHKILAFIAPKIIGGKTAPSPVADLGLTQMTEALLLERMTWGSVGKDFWIEGYLFQT is encoded by the coding sequence ATGACTTTAAATTTTGATCAAGAAATGATGCAATATTGCTTGAAATTAGCTTGTCAAGCATTAGGAAAAACAGCACCTAATCCCTTAGTTGGATGTGTCATCGTTCAAGATAAAAAAATTGTAGGAGAAGGGTTTCATCCGGGTGCTGGACAACCCCATGCCGAAGTTTTTGCTCTGAGAAATGCCGGAGAAAAAGCCAAGGGAGCAACGGTTTATGTTAATTTAGAACCTTGTAATCATTTTGGGCGGACTCCTCCCTGTACAGAAGCTTTAATTCAAGCTGAAGTGGCTAAAGTTGTGGTGGGAATGGTTGATCCCAATCCTTTAGTTTCAGGAACAGGAATTCAACGGTTAAAAGATGCAGGAATTGAGGTTATTGTTGGCCTTGAAGAACCAGATTGTCAACAATTAAATGAAGCTTTTGTCTATCGAATTTTGCATCAGAAACCCTGGGGAATTTTGAAATATGCCATGACCTTAGATGGAAAAATTGCCACCACAACAGGTCATAGTTCTTGGGTGACGGGAACCGAAGCTCGACAAAAAGTTCATCAGTTGCGCGTTGCTTGTGATGCGGTCATTGTCGGAGGAAATACCGTCCGACGAGATAATCCTTGGCTAACGACCCACGAAGCCGGAGAACCCAACCCTTTGCGAGTGGTTATGAGTCGAACTTTAGACTTACCCAAACAAGCCCATTTATGGGACACTCAAGAAGCGAAAACTTTAGTTATAACAGAGGAGGGTGTAAATCCAGATTTCCAACAGTTTTTGCAGAATAAGGGGGTAGAGGTAGCGGAATTATCGCCCTTGACGCCTGCCCAAGTCATGGCTTATTTGTATAAACGTCAGTTTTTATCGGTGTTGTGGGAATGTGGAGGAACCCTTGCGGCTCAGGCGCTCGTAGATGGCAGTATTCATAAAATCTTAGCGTTTATTGCCCCTAAAATTATTGGGGGAAAAACAGCACCATCTCCGGTCGCAGATTTAGGGTTAACTCAGATGACAGAAGCACTTTTATTAGAACGAATGACCTGGGGTTCTGTAGGTAAAGATTTTTGGATTGAAGGATATTTATTTCAAACTTAA
- a CDS encoding cadmium resistance transporter, whose amino-acid sequence MNEFITAISTGTAAFAATNIDDIFILTLFFSQVNALFRRRQIVIGQYLGFTLLLLASLPGFFGSLLIPPDWIRGLGLVPVILGIYYLLKSQEDEDDDSPTIETSLTSDNPSFWQNWLSPQTYGVAAVTVANGSDNIGIYVPLFASSSWETLLTILCTFFSLVGVWCYVAYKLTHFPTIAKVLTGYGNTFVPCVLIGLGVFIVKENLLLALLALGISCAWVLFSNPPKVAEVE is encoded by the coding sequence ATGAACGAATTTATAACCGCCATTTCCACAGGAACCGCCGCCTTTGCTGCGACTAATATTGATGATATTTTCATCCTCACTCTATTTTTTTCCCAAGTTAATGCCTTGTTCCGTCGCCGTCAAATTGTTATCGGTCAGTATTTAGGATTTACCCTCTTATTATTGGCAAGTTTACCCGGTTTTTTTGGAAGTTTATTGATTCCTCCTGATTGGATTCGAGGGTTGGGTTTAGTTCCTGTTATTTTGGGAATTTATTATTTATTGAAATCTCAAGAAGACGAGGATGATGATTCACCAACTATAGAGACTTCCCTAACATCGGATAACCCCTCTTTTTGGCAAAATTGGTTATCTCCTCAAACCTATGGAGTCGCGGCGGTAACGGTTGCCAATGGCAGCGATAATATAGGGATTTATGTTCCCCTATTTGCGAGTAGCAGTTGGGAAACTTTATTAACGATATTATGTACCTTTTTCTCCCTCGTTGGGGTTTGGTGTTATGTCGCTTACAAGTTAACCCATTTTCCAACTATTGCCAAAGTATTAACGGGTTATGGTAATACGTTTGTTCCCTGTGTTTTAATTGGTTTAGGTGTGTTTATCGTTAAAGAAAACCTTTTATTAGCACTTCTGGCTTTAGGCATTAGTTGTGCTTGGGTTTTGTTTTCTAACCCCCCCAAAGTAGCCGAAGTTGAATAA
- a CDS encoding tetratricopeptide repeat protein, with the protein MGYAIDVNQSNFEQEVIKVSYKSPVFVDFYATWCGPCQILKPILEKLVNEYDFILAKIDIDQNPELASQYGVEGVPDVRIVLQGEMQPGFVGALTEAQIRQTLSQFNLKSNFDQDLEALKTAITQKNFPTAKQLLDQLFSHYPNRLEVVLEAANFLIVLNQLENAEKLLNTIGEDQRDFFPKAQALKQLIQLKTDATASGESQLEQNYAKACQLTLAEDYAEALSLFLEIVSTDRKYKEDGARKAMLTIFNLLGDDHPLTQKYRKQLMLQLY; encoded by the coding sequence ATGGGATATGCAATTGACGTTAATCAATCTAACTTTGAGCAAGAGGTAATCAAAGTTTCCTATAAAAGCCCTGTATTTGTAGACTTTTATGCAACTTGGTGTGGCCCGTGTCAAATTTTAAAACCCATTTTAGAAAAGTTGGTGAACGAATATGATTTTATTTTAGCGAAAATTGATATTGATCAAAATCCTGAATTAGCAAGTCAATATGGGGTAGAAGGTGTACCGGATGTAAGAATTGTGCTTCAAGGAGAAATGCAGCCCGGTTTTGTAGGAGCATTAACAGAAGCTCAAATTCGGCAAACCCTAAGCCAATTTAATTTAAAATCTAATTTTGATCAGGATTTAGAGGCTTTAAAAACTGCGATCACTCAAAAGAACTTTCCCACCGCCAAACAACTTTTAGATCAGCTATTTTCTCACTATCCAAATCGCTTAGAAGTAGTGTTAGAAGCGGCTAATTTTTTAATTGTTCTCAATCAACTTGAAAATGCTGAAAAACTGTTAAATACCATTGGAGAAGATCAGCGCGATTTCTTCCCCAAAGCTCAGGCTTTAAAACAATTAATCCAACTCAAAACAGATGCTACTGCTTCGGGAGAAAGCCAACTGGAACAGAACTATGCAAAAGCTTGTCAATTAACTTTAGCGGAAGACTACGCAGAGGCGTTATCTTTATTTTTAGAGATTGTATCTACCGATCGCAAATATAAAGAGGATGGGGCTAGAAAAGCAATGTTGACTATTTTTAATTTACTGGGGGATGACCATCCCTTGACCCAAAAATATCGGAAACAATTAATGCTACAATTATATTAA
- a CDS encoding MgtC/SapB family protein, which yields MAINSNPMFFPADDWFTIIFRLGIALFIGGLIGLDRQQPSRPAGMRTYMIVSLGAAIFIMLPLQAGFDMNSTNALSRTVQGIATGVGFLGAGLILQQPKPNLKPKVKGLTSAAALWLTAGLGTAAGCGLWRMSLIGTLMTLLILSGFKKVKHTSIYRQRVYKPFYKQQRIPRPKTQTIHEEIHSEDSELK from the coding sequence ATGGCTATAAATTCTAACCCAATGTTTTTTCCGGCTGATGATTGGTTCACCATTATTTTCCGCCTAGGAATTGCTTTGTTCATCGGAGGATTGATTGGACTAGATCGTCAGCAACCCAGTAGGCCGGCGGGAATGAGAACTTATATGATTGTCAGTTTAGGGGCTGCTATTTTTATCATGCTGCCTTTACAAGCCGGGTTTGATATGAACTCAACTAATGCCCTTAGTCGTACTGTTCAAGGCATTGCAACCGGAGTAGGATTTCTTGGGGCGGGCCTGATTTTGCAACAGCCAAAACCTAATCTTAAGCCTAAAGTTAAAGGGCTAACTTCGGCAGCAGCTTTGTGGTTAACCGCAGGTTTAGGAACCGCCGCTGGATGTGGATTATGGCGCATGAGTTTAATCGGAACCTTAATGACGTTACTGATTTTAAGTGGGTTTAAAAAAGTCAAACACACGTCTATTTATCGGCAACGAGTTTATAAACCCTTCTATAAACAGCAACGAATTCCTCGTCCTAAAACTCAAACCATTCATGAGGAAATCCACTCAGAAGATTCAGAACTGAAGTAG
- a CDS encoding prohibitin family protein gives MPRYQLFLKPANLFFLFLLLLIFFNPLIIVNAGERGILMVFGQVQAEILDEGLHFIIPVAETVQKMTVRIQKQEISAEASSKDLQEVFTDVALNWHIIPEEVNLAFQRIGDKQAIIEAIINPVIEEILKAVMAKYTAEEIITRRENVKSEVDHLLTSQLINYHIQVDNISLVHVHFSQRFTDAVEAKQIAEQDAKKAGFLVLKAIKEAEVKVNLAKGEVEAHSLLQKTLTPEILHQKIIDKWNGSLPLVVDDKFIHGFKLESLLNHQFSE, from the coding sequence ATGCCCAGATATCAATTATTTTTGAAGCCAGCTAACCTATTTTTTTTATTTTTATTACTTTTAATTTTCTTCAATCCTCTGATTATTGTTAATGCTGGGGAACGGGGAATTTTAATGGTGTTTGGTCAGGTTCAAGCTGAAATTTTGGATGAAGGATTGCATTTTATTATTCCTGTAGCTGAAACAGTACAAAAGATGACTGTCCGTATTCAAAAACAGGAAATATCGGCTGAAGCTTCCTCAAAAGATTTACAGGAGGTATTTACTGATGTGGCATTGAATTGGCATATTATCCCTGAAGAAGTCAATTTAGCGTTTCAACGAATTGGGGATAAACAAGCCATTATTGAAGCGATTATTAATCCCGTTATTGAAGAAATTCTCAAAGCGGTTATGGCTAAATATACTGCCGAAGAAATTATTACTCGTCGGGAAAATGTTAAATCAGAAGTGGATCATTTATTAACAAGCCAATTAATTAATTATCACATTCAAGTCGATAATATTTCTCTAGTTCATGTTCATTTTTCCCAACGGTTTACCGATGCTGTGGAAGCCAAACAAATTGCTGAACAGGATGCTAAAAAAGCTGGATTTTTAGTTTTAAAAGCCATTAAAGAAGCAGAAGTTAAGGTTAATTTAGCTAAAGGAGAAGTTGAAGCTCATAGTTTACTGCAAAAAACCTTAACTCCCGAAATTTTGCACCAGAAAATCATTGATAAATGGAATGGAAGTTTACCTTTAGTTGTAGATGATAAATTTATTCATGGATTTAAGCTAGAATCTTTATTGAATCATCAGTTTTCTGAATAG
- a CDS encoding LysR substrate-binding domain-containing protein, with protein MQEVSNFTMAGMTLEQLRIFLAVAEHLHFTRAAENLYITQPAVSAAIQSLETEYRVKLFHRIGRHVEITEAGQLLQLEAQKILEQVALTERGLRELNNLQRGELKLGSSLTIGNYWLPEKISQFQRQYSGIIVNCTLANTEEICLGTANGHFDLGLIEGEVKPSLQKLLSQEEIGSDRLLIVVGQSHPWFNRDKVDLTELKNTDWVMREPGSGTQQRLEEALQNWGINLSELKVILVLNTGEMVKSVVEEGHVAAGISELMVKKELKLGVLKAIRIVDYRQPSHKELELIRPFLKIKHYQRFQTRISQTFEKMLLLNEINLQFTQMNVS; from the coding sequence ATGCAAGAGGTGAGTAACTTTACAATGGCTGGAATGACCCTAGAGCAACTGCGAATTTTTTTGGCGGTAGCAGAACATCTACACTTTACCCGTGCGGCTGAGAACCTCTATATTACGCAACCGGCGGTTAGTGCTGCGATTCAAAGCTTAGAAACAGAATATCGAGTTAAGTTATTTCATCGGATTGGTCGCCACGTTGAAATTACAGAAGCTGGACAATTACTGCAACTTGAAGCCCAAAAAATTTTAGAACAAGTCGCGTTAACCGAACGAGGATTAAGAGAGTTAAATAATTTACAACGGGGAGAACTCAAGTTAGGCTCAAGTTTAACCATTGGAAACTATTGGCTACCGGAAAAAATTAGTCAATTTCAACGGCAATATTCAGGAATTATTGTCAACTGCACCTTAGCGAATACCGAGGAAATTTGTTTAGGGACAGCCAACGGACACTTTGATTTAGGATTAATTGAAGGGGAAGTCAAACCTTCTTTACAAAAATTATTAAGTCAGGAGGAAATTGGCAGCGATCGCTTATTAATTGTTGTTGGACAGTCCCATCCTTGGTTTAACCGAGACAAAGTTGATTTAACAGAACTTAAAAATACAGATTGGGTCATGCGAGAACCGGGTTCAGGGACTCAACAACGCTTAGAAGAAGCGTTACAAAATTGGGGAATTAATCTCAGCGAATTAAAGGTTATTTTAGTTTTAAATACGGGAGAAATGGTGAAATCTGTTGTCGAAGAAGGTCATGTAGCAGCCGGAATTTCTGAACTGATGGTTAAAAAAGAATTAAAATTAGGAGTTTTAAAGGCGATTCGGATTGTTGATTATCGTCAACCTTCTCATAAAGAATTAGAATTGATTCGACCTTTTTTAAAAATCAAACATTATCAACGGTTTCAAACTCGCATTTCTCAAACCTTTGAAAAAATGTTATTATTGAATGAAATTAATTTACAGTTCACTCAAATGAATGTTAGCTAA
- a CDS encoding YidH family protein has product MKSPDSTAEIIQKPKKLNPSRVRDHLANERTYLAWMRTAVGLMGFGVVILRLRAFQPIAVPGPGYGWKLGLLFSGVGLLTVLLSTFQYFIVRRDIEEDTYEPPDRWVILFSLAIALLGAGIIYFVFTSPVSSPLDFGGF; this is encoded by the coding sequence ATGAAATCACCAGATTCTACCGCAGAAATTATCCAGAAACCCAAAAAATTGAACCCTTCCCGCGTTCGAGATCACTTAGCCAATGAACGAACTTATCTCGCCTGGATGCGAACCGCCGTTGGTTTAATGGGATTTGGTGTTGTGATTTTACGCCTGCGTGCATTTCAACCTATTGCTGTTCCTGGCCCTGGTTATGGTTGGAAATTAGGATTATTATTTTCAGGAGTGGGTTTATTAACCGTATTATTATCCACATTTCAATATTTTATTGTGCGTCGAGATATTGAAGAAGATACCTACGAACCACCTGATCGTTGGGTAATTCTTTTTAGTTTAGCGATCGCATTATTAGGAGCCGGAATTATTTATTTTGTCTTCACCAGTCCTGTATCTAGCCCCCTTGATTTTGGCGGATTTTAA
- a CDS encoding Crp/Fnr family transcriptional regulator produces MTLASGIAPEFSQQQRYFQRRDRLPLRRDHLWKIQSGVVRTLTYLENGTVVTLGLWGRGDIVSRVLSKADPYYMECVTPVQAIPVPISEFDNLYPLLIEHIHQLQTFLEIVHSRPVDEALHKLLTLLANKFGSGVSQGQLIEFHLTHQEIAETIGTTRVTVTRLLKEFEQHGIIERLNRQFILLPGHQPFWHYEI; encoded by the coding sequence ATGACTTTAGCTTCAGGAATTGCACCGGAATTCAGTCAACAACAGCGTTACTTCCAACGTCGTGACCGACTTCCTTTAAGACGGGATCACCTGTGGAAAATTCAGTCGGGTGTTGTGCGTACCCTCACTTACCTGGAAAATGGAACTGTTGTTACATTAGGGTTATGGGGAAGAGGAGATATCGTTTCACGGGTTTTGTCTAAAGCTGACCCCTACTATATGGAGTGCGTGACCCCAGTTCAGGCGATTCCTGTTCCAATCTCTGAATTTGATAATCTATATCCCCTGTTAATTGAACATATTCATCAACTGCAAACCTTTTTAGAAATCGTTCATTCCCGTCCTGTTGATGAAGCGTTGCATAAATTATTGACCTTATTAGCCAACAAATTTGGCAGTGGTGTCTCTCAGGGACAACTGATTGAATTCCATTTAACCCATCAAGAAATTGCTGAAACAATTGGCACAACAAGAGTCACGGTCACTCGACTTTTGAAAGAATTTGAACAGCATGGAATTATTGAACGGTTAAATAGGCAATTTATTCTTTTACCTGGACATCAACCTTTTTGGCACTATGAGATTTAA
- a CDS encoding cyclic nucleotide-binding domain-containing protein has protein sequence MTNALLILGELNDRDIDWIVTQGKREVLQAGTVLIEEDQPLDALYIVLSGTLNVCVAALGNQVVGKIGGGEILGEMSFVDGRLPSATVQAVEECCVLSISRSLLSQKLEEDVLFSLRFYRAITKFLSSRLRATVNHFGHEENVTLLASKSSNNIAENEPNHRLDWIMQRLGG, from the coding sequence ATGACTAATGCCTTACTGATTCTAGGGGAATTAAATGATCGAGATATAGATTGGATCGTGACCCAAGGAAAACGAGAAGTTTTGCAAGCGGGTACTGTTCTAATTGAAGAAGATCAACCCTTAGATGCGCTTTATATTGTGTTGAGTGGAACCCTCAACGTTTGTGTGGCTGCTTTAGGAAATCAAGTGGTTGGAAAAATTGGCGGTGGTGAAATATTAGGGGAAATGTCTTTTGTGGATGGACGTTTACCCTCGGCTACAGTGCAAGCGGTTGAAGAGTGTTGTGTGTTATCCATTTCTCGATCACTTTTATCTCAAAAATTAGAAGAGGATGTTTTATTCTCATTGAGATTTTATCGAGCTATTACTAAATTTTTATCCTCCCGCTTACGAGCTACCGTTAACCATTTTGGCCATGAAGAAAACGTTACTTTGTTAGCTTCTAAATCTTCCAATAATATAGCCGAAAATGAACCCAATCATCGTTTAGATTGGATTATGCAGCGTTTGGGAGGGTAA
- a CDS encoding APC family permease, whose translation MTESTQLHQGSHGLKKDCLSFGEVLAQSFAVIAPTTIPASNLGLLVALSGKGTWLSFLIGLIGLIFVSININQFARRSASPGSFYAYIVKGLGPTAGVICGWSLVLAYLFTGMSVLCGLANFSGILFGHLGIHPSAITLLAIGAGIAWYAAYKDIQLSAMAMLWMEGISILLIGILTILIWAHKGFALDLSQLTLEGVTPGHIATGLVLALFGFSGFESATTLGDEAKNPLRTIPRSVMGSVILAGVFFIFTSYVEILGFEGTGVSITTTEEPLAFLSHQIGFGFLGDIIAFGVLFSFFACVLGTINPAARIFFTMARHGLFHASIGTTHASNRTPHIAVTLCSFVMFLVPAILSMFNIRLFESMGYLGAICSYGFLTVYILVSLAAPLYLHKIKQLRPMDVVCSILAIGFMMIPIIGSVGIPGNQLFPVPEAPYNLFPYLFLLYLFVTCGWFVRQRTRSPKLVRTMERHIEEIHAQFTHPTPEIIPSASLVLPTSHSYSTKRRRKF comes from the coding sequence ATGACCGAAAGCACTCAACTCCATCAGGGTTCTCATGGCTTAAAAAAGGATTGTCTTTCTTTTGGTGAAGTTTTAGCTCAATCTTTTGCTGTAATTGCCCCTACAACAATTCCAGCCTCTAATTTAGGATTATTAGTTGCCCTTTCAGGAAAAGGAACCTGGCTCAGTTTTTTAATTGGTTTAATCGGCTTAATCTTTGTCAGTATTAATATTAATCAATTTGCCAGACGTTCTGCTTCTCCGGGTTCATTTTATGCGTATATTGTTAAAGGATTAGGCCCCACCGCCGGAGTTATTTGTGGTTGGAGTTTGGTACTCGCCTATTTATTCACGGGAATGTCTGTTCTCTGTGGTTTAGCTAACTTTAGCGGCATATTATTTGGTCATTTAGGGATTCATCCTTCGGCAATTACCTTACTCGCCATTGGTGCTGGAATTGCTTGGTATGCAGCCTACAAAGATATCCAACTTTCCGCTATGGCGATGTTATGGATGGAAGGAATTTCGATTTTGTTAATTGGCATTCTAACTATCCTTATTTGGGCACATAAAGGCTTTGCTTTAGATCTGAGCCAACTCACCTTAGAAGGGGTTACTCCGGGTCATATTGCCACTGGATTAGTGTTAGCTTTATTTGGATTTTCAGGATTTGAAAGTGCCACCACATTAGGGGATGAAGCTAAAAATCCGTTAAGAACGATTCCCCGTTCTGTGATGGGCAGTGTTATCTTAGCTGGAGTCTTTTTTATCTTCACCAGTTATGTTGAAATTCTAGGATTTGAAGGAACTGGGGTTTCGATTACAACAACAGAAGAACCCTTAGCTTTTCTTTCCCATCAAATCGGCTTCGGATTCTTAGGAGATATTATTGCTTTCGGGGTTTTATTTAGCTTCTTTGCTTGTGTTTTAGGAACTATTAATCCCGCCGCCCGCATCTTTTTTACTATGGCGCGTCACGGTTTATTTCATGCGTCTATTGGTACAACCCACGCTTCAAATCGTACCCCTCATATTGCTGTTACCCTCTGTTCCTTTGTAATGTTTCTAGTTCCAGCAATCCTGTCAATGTTTAATATTCGCTTATTTGAAAGTATGGGTTATTTAGGAGCGATTTGTAGTTATGGATTTTTAACGGTTTACATTTTAGTTTCCCTGGCTGCGCCCCTTTATCTCCACAAAATTAAACAACTGCGCCCGATGGATGTTGTCTGTTCTATCTTAGCTATTGGCTTCATGATGATTCCGATTATTGGTAGCGTTGGTATCCCCGGAAATCAACTGTTTCCAGTTCCTGAAGCCCCTTATAATCTCTTCCCTTATTTATTCCTCCTCTACTTATTCGTAACTTGTGGCTGGTTCGTCAGACAACGCACTCGTTCACCGAAATTAGTCAGAACAATGGAACGACATATTGAAGAAATTCATGCTCAATTTACTCACCCCACTCCTGAAATTATTCCTTCAGCTTCTTTAGTGCTTCCTACTTCCCATTCCTATTCGACTAAACGCAGACGAAAATTCTAA
- a CDS encoding phosphatase PAP2 family protein — protein sequence MMSDFNPHKPSFRDWSSVQQWFILHWQFLALGISLPLLLFGILALKVGESSSGLPWDLSILFAIHSIEQPQLESLAIILTFTCTSLGIVFLATPVVLILGYQKQWRSLLYLILTLSGSGILSQSAKVFFHRIRPHLWQSSYPFPSTFSFPSGHALLSMAFVIVLILITWRTKWRGFVIGLGGLFVLGIAWTRLYLGVHFPSDILAGWFLAITWSILSSLLLNIHQFNRIVDTQSSTVLES from the coding sequence ATGATGTCTGATTTTAATCCCCATAAACCGTCATTTAGGGACTGGAGTTCTGTTCAACAGTGGTTCATCCTGCATTGGCAGTTTTTAGCTTTAGGAATTTCTTTACCCTTACTGTTGTTTGGGATTCTAGCTTTAAAAGTAGGCGAAAGTTCCAGTGGTCTACCTTGGGATTTATCGATTTTATTCGCCATTCATTCTATAGAACAACCTCAACTGGAAAGCTTGGCGATTATCTTAACCTTTACTTGTACTTCTCTAGGAATCGTTTTCCTAGCAACTCCGGTTGTTTTAATTTTAGGGTATCAAAAACAATGGCGATCGCTTTTGTATTTAATTTTAACGCTTTCAGGAAGTGGAATTCTGAGCCAATCCGCTAAAGTTTTCTTTCATCGAATTCGACCTCATTTGTGGCAATCTTCCTATCCTTTTCCTTCAACTTTTTCTTTTCCTAGTGGTCACGCACTCTTAAGTATGGCCTTTGTAATCGTTTTAATTCTTATAACTTGGAGAACAAAATGGCGAGGGTTCGTGATTGGTTTAGGAGGATTATTTGTCCTTGGAATTGCTTGGACAAGACTGTATTTAGGCGTTCATTTTCCCAGTGATATTTTAGCGGGTTGGTTTCTCGCTATCACTTGGTCAATTCTCAGTAGTTTATTATTAAATATTCACCAATTTAATCGAATTGTAGATACTCAATCTTCTACTGTTCTCGAAAGTTAA